One region of Vibrio cidicii genomic DNA includes:
- a CDS encoding sensor domain-containing diguanylate cyclase, with translation MKIKREKQQLALAADVYKYVHEGILIANSRGLIVDVNRAFSQITGYSREEVIGQSPKMLKSGIHDRAFYHSIWRTLHLEGCWRGEIWNKRKNGEIYPELLTISRVSDPVEDVRYVALFSDISALKEHEYQLEKIAHYDALTKLPNRLLLQERLNASMLNAKKYGRAIALLFIDLDGFKDVNDQYGHSAGDEVLCIMAQRMKTITREEDTLARFGGDEFIVILSDIDDKHRTTQIVARLLSSIAKPLHVSEYEMSLSASIGISLYPENRDISADTLIQQADQAMYQAKLAGKNGYYFFAPACDNL, from the coding sequence GTGAAGATAAAGCGCGAGAAACAGCAGCTCGCACTCGCCGCTGATGTGTACAAATATGTTCACGAGGGAATTTTGATTGCCAATAGCCGCGGTTTGATCGTGGATGTCAATCGGGCGTTTAGCCAAATTACAGGTTATAGCCGAGAAGAGGTGATTGGTCAGTCGCCGAAAATGCTCAAATCCGGTATTCACGATCGAGCGTTTTATCACAGCATCTGGAGAACATTACATCTCGAAGGATGTTGGCGCGGAGAGATCTGGAACAAACGTAAAAACGGCGAAATCTATCCTGAATTACTGACCATTAGCCGGGTCAGCGATCCGGTCGAGGATGTTCGCTATGTCGCGCTGTTTTCTGATATTTCCGCACTCAAAGAGCACGAATACCAACTAGAAAAGATCGCCCATTATGACGCCTTAACCAAACTTCCTAACCGTCTTTTGCTGCAAGAGCGTCTAAATGCGTCGATGCTGAATGCGAAAAAATATGGCCGTGCCATTGCACTGCTGTTTATTGATTTAGATGGCTTTAAAGACGTGAACGACCAATATGGACACTCCGCGGGGGATGAAGTGCTGTGCATCATGGCACAGAGGATGAAAACCATTACTCGAGAAGAAGACACTTTAGCGCGTTTTGGTGGCGATGAGTTTATTGTGATTCTGTCGGATATTGATGATAAACATCGCACGACTCAGATCGTAGCCCGTTTACTCAGCTCTATCGCGAAGCCGCTGCATGTCTCAGAGTATGAAATGAGTTTGTCGGCCAGTATTGGCATCAGTCTCTATCCAGAAAATCGTGATATCAGCGCAGACACACTCATACAGCAAGCCGATCAAGCCATGTATCAAGCCAAACTGGCGGGGAAAAATGGCTACTACTTTTTTGCTCCTGCTTGTGACAATTTATAG
- a CDS encoding PAS domain-containing protein has translation MDKWALQQGRSLALSLVVMVILTTSLVIASYAFHTYQHRTEMLEEEILGQAQESAERLSRAIALDLQAGHLVDYLLLAQTEMSTANHKALLAILLEASRLESASEPPFSAVGLIKMPTGEVREFIPSQDDPLLASSLFFQQRDIRSAEGALLGHVKVYGSGEELQQEKRNLLLNSLLTALGLLLMQTVLSATLIQWILTRPLQRITNTLVERDADGLPTAKVHSSSYTELSVLTDTVNEMLDVICKTRDNLRAQTERLENVIEGTDAGTWYWNIQTGKTEFNPRWAEIIGYQLHELEPVSIQTWFALLHPEDVKKSEKKLQAHFAGEQEYYQCEVRMRHRDGHWVWVMDRGKVALWDESGKPLEMFGTHIDISEDKARETAARTRR, from the coding sequence ATGGATAAATGGGCTTTGCAACAAGGGCGTTCTTTAGCGCTGAGTTTGGTGGTCATGGTGATCTTGACCACATCATTGGTCATCGCCAGCTATGCTTTTCATACCTATCAACATCGCACTGAGATGCTTGAAGAGGAGATTTTGGGTCAAGCTCAGGAGAGTGCAGAGCGGCTAAGCCGTGCGATTGCTCTCGATCTGCAAGCTGGTCATCTCGTTGATTACTTGCTCTTGGCACAAACAGAAATGAGTACCGCGAATCATAAAGCGCTGCTCGCCATCTTACTGGAAGCTTCTCGGTTAGAATCCGCCTCTGAACCGCCTTTCTCTGCCGTCGGTTTGATTAAAATGCCAACGGGTGAAGTGCGTGAGTTTATACCTAGCCAAGATGATCCCTTGCTCGCTTCTTCGCTATTTTTCCAGCAGCGAGACATTAGAAGCGCAGAGGGTGCTTTGCTCGGTCATGTCAAAGTGTATGGCAGTGGTGAAGAATTACAGCAGGAAAAAAGAAATCTATTGCTGAACTCGTTACTCACGGCCCTTGGCTTGCTGCTGATGCAAACCGTACTCTCAGCCACCCTAATCCAATGGATTTTGACCCGACCGCTACAAAGAATAACCAATACCTTAGTGGAGCGAGATGCCGATGGCTTACCCACGGCAAAAGTTCACTCCTCTTCTTATACCGAACTTTCCGTATTGACCGACACCGTCAACGAGATGTTAGACGTGATTTGCAAAACGCGAGATAACCTGCGCGCGCAAACTGAACGGCTGGAAAACGTGATCGAAGGGACCGATGCTGGCACTTGGTATTGGAATATTCAAACGGGCAAGACGGAGTTCAACCCGCGCTGGGCAGAAATTATTGGTTATCAGTTGCATGAGTTAGAACCCGTTTCTATTCAAACTTGGTTTGCTCTCCTCCACCCCGAGGATGTCAAAAAATCAGAGAAAAAGTTGCAAGCGCATTTTGCTGGTGAGCAGGAATACTACCAGTGTGAGGTGCGGATGCGTCACCGCGATGGACATTGGGTATGGGTAATGGATCGGGGCAAAGTGGCGCTGTGGGATGAAAGTGGTAAGCCGCTAGAGATGTTTGGCACTCACATTGACATCAGTGAAGATAAAGCGCGAGAAACAGCAGCTCGCACTCGCCGCTGA